The following are encoded in a window of Panicum virgatum strain AP13 chromosome 5N, P.virgatum_v5, whole genome shotgun sequence genomic DNA:
- the LOC120672062 gene encoding uncharacterized protein LOC120672062 yields MAAATAAAAGLNMKLLVDTKAQRVLFAEASKEVVDFLFSLLALPVATAVKLLGEESMVGCVGNLYASIGLLDDAYVLSGASRESLLRPTVPSPSASTGCSLFGLPAPASRPALSKQIL; encoded by the coding sequence ATGGCTgcagcgaccgccgccgccgcggggcttaACATGAAGCTCCTCGTCGACACCAAGGCGCAGCGCGTGCTGTTCGCGGAGGCGAGCAAGGAAGTCGTCgacttcctcttctccctcctcgcCCTGCCCGTCGCCACGGCCGTCAAGCTGCTCGGGGAGGAGTCCATGGTCGGCTGCGTCGGCAACCTCTACGCCAGCATTGGCTTGCTCGACGACGCCTACGTCCTGTCCGGCGCTTCCAGGGAGTCCCTTCTCCGCCCCACCGTGCCCTCGCCGTCAGCCAGCACTGGCTGCTCCCTCTTCGGCTTGCCGGCGCCGGCAAGCCGCCCCGCCCTGTCCAAACAAATTCTTTAG